One Cryptococcus neoformans var. grubii H99 chromosome 3, complete sequence genomic region harbors:
- a CDS encoding rRNA 2'-O-methyltransferase fibrillarin, which translates to MAFGDRGGRGGGRGGPRGGGRGGAGGRGGFGGGRGGGAARGGAGGRGRGAPRGRGAPGGRGGGRGGKAGLGRKGPGAVTLEPHKHEGVYIAKGKEHLLVTRNMTPGESVYGEKRISIATTNADGEEEKVEYRVWNPFRSKLAAGILGGLDNIHIKPGAKVLYLGAASGSSVSHVSDIVGPDGVVYAVEFSHRPGRELIGMAKKRTNVVPIVDDARHPQKYRMLVQMVDVIFADVAQPDQARIIALNAHHFLKNGGAIVISIKANCIDSTAPAAQVFASEVNNMRKEGIKPKEQLTLEPYERDHAMVVGIYQRHT; encoded by the exons ATGGCTTTCGGTGACAGAGGCGGTCGTGGCGGCGGTCGAGGCGGCCCCAGGGGCGGTGGACGAGGTGGTGCTGGCGGTCGAGGTGGATTCGGCGGCGGGcgcggtggtggtgctgcCCGTGGTGGTGCCGGTGGTCGAG GACGAGGTGCTCCCCGTGGTCGAGGTGCGCCCGGCGGTCGAGGCGGTGGTCGTGGCGGCAAGGCCGGTCTCGGCAGGAAGGGTCCCGGTGCTGTCACCCTTGAACCCCACAAGCACGAAGGTGTCTACATCgccaagggcaaggaacACTTGCTCGTCACCCGAAACATGACTCCCGGTGAATCTGTCTatggcgagaagaggatcagcatcgccaccaccaacgctgatggcgaggaggaaaaagtcGAGTACCGAGTTTGGAACCCTTTTAGGAGTAAGCTTGCTGCTGGTATCTTGGGTGGTTTGGACAACATCCAC ATCAAACCCGGAGCCAAGGTCCTCTACCTCGGTGCCGCCTCTGGCTCATCCGTCTCCCACGTCTCTGACATTGTCGGCCCCGACGGTGTCGTCTACGCCGTCGAGTTCTCTCACCGTCCTGGTCGAGAGTTGATCGGTATGGCCAAGAAGCGAACCAACGTCGTCC CCATCGTCGACGACGCCCGACACCCTCAAAAATACCGAATGCTCGTCCAAATGGTCGACGTCATCTTTGCCGACGTCGCCCAGCCCGACCAGGCGCGTATCATCGCCCTCAACGCACACCATTTCCTCAAGAACGGCGGCGCAATCGTCATTTCCATCAAGGCCAACTGTATCGACTCGACGGCGCCTGCGGCCCAGGTGTTTGCCAGTGAGGTTAACAAtatgaggaaggagggtatCAAGCCAAAGG AACAACTTACCCTTGAACCGTATGAGCGAGACCACGCCATGGTCGTCGGCATATACCAACGACACACTTAA
- a CDS encoding phosphoketolase: protein MADETSSLTSFGQARSTVKDQPLTTEELKQMDAYMRASLYLCLGMLYLRHNPLLREPLKKEHLKARLLGHWGSDSGQIFTYIHMNRLIKKYDLDALFVSGPGHGAPAVLSQSYLEGVYTEVYPNITEDVEGMRRFFKQFSFPGGIGSHATPETPGSLHEGGELGYSISHAFGTVFDNPNLITLTMVGDGESETGPLATSWHSTKFLNPITDGAVLPVLHLNGYKINNPTVLARISHEEIEALFVGYGWKPYFVEGSDLTSMHQAMAATLEKAVLEIKAYQKQARDSGKAFRPRWPMVILRSPKGWTAPRDVSGHHLEGYWRAHQIPLADVASNSEHLQLLENWMRSYKPEELFTEDGKLIPELKALPPTGQARMSANPVSNGGLVRKTLNLPDFKDYAIKDIAPGVTLAPSMSNMALFVRDVIKKNQTNFRLFGPDETESNKLAAVYEAGKKVWMGEYLPEDTDGGNLAQAGRVMEILSEHTVEGWLEGYVLSGRHGLLNSYEPFIHIIDSMVNQHCKWIEKCLEVEWRAKVSSLNILLTATVWRQDHNGFTHQDPGFLDVVANKSPEVVRIYLPPDGNCLLSVMNHCFDSKNYVNVIVADKQDHLQYLDMEAAVAHCTKGLGIWEWACVGDPNDNPDLIMACCGDVPTMESLAATALLKEYLPELKIRFVNVVDLFKLISHVDHPHGLTDRQWVSYFTGDTPIIFNFHSYPWLIHRLTYKRPGSHNIHVRGYKEKGNIDTPLELAIRNETDRYSLAMDAIDRLPHLQNKGSMAREKLYDAQIKARDWAFEHGIDPEDVRKWKWPYGPKTEGIASKLGFGGENKQQVASVGTSE, encoded by the exons ATGGCTGACGAAACCTCCTCCCTCACCTCTTTTGGTCAGGCTCGCTCGACCGTCAAGGATCAGCCCTTGACAACGGAGGAGCTCAAGCAGATGGATGCCTACATGCGCGCTTCCCTTTACCTCTGTCTCGGTATGCTCTATCTCCGTCACAACCCACTACTTAGGGAGCCTCTCAAGAAGGAACATCTCAAGGCTCGTCTTTTGGGTCACTGGGGTTCCGACAGTGGTCAGATTTTCACTTACATCCACATGAACCGTCTCATTAAGAAGTATGATTTGGATGCTCTTTTCGTTTCTGGTCCTG GTCACGGCGCCCCCGCTGTCCTCTCTCAGTCCTATCTCGAAGGTGTCTACACTGAAGTCTACCCTAACATCACGGAAGATGTAGAGGGCATGCGACGCTTCTTCAAACAATTCTCATTCCCCGGCGGAATTGGTTCTCACGCTACCCCGGAGACTCCTGGATCTCTTCACGAAGGTGGTGAACTCGGTTACTCCATCTCCCACGCCTTCGGTACTGTCTTTGACAACCCCAACCTCATTACTCTTACTATGGTCGGTGATGGTGAAAGTGAGACTGGCCCTCTGGCTACTTCTTGGCACAGTACCAAGTTTTTGAACCCTATCACCGATGGTGCCGTTTTGCCTGTCTTACATCTCAACGG TTACAAGATCAACAACCCCACAGTTCTTGCTCGTATCTCCCatgaggagattgaagcTCTCTTCGTTGGCTATGGCTGGAAGCCTTACTTTGTCGAAGGCTCCGACCTTACCTCTATGCACCAAGCTATGGCTGCTACTCTCGAAAAGGCCGTCCTTGAAATCAAGGCCTACCAGAAGCAAGCTCGAGACTCTGGCAAGGCTTTCCGTCCTCGTTGGCCTATGGTAATTCTCCGATCCCCGAAGGGTTGGACTGCCCCTCGTGACGTTTCTGGCCACCATCTCGAAGGCTATTGGCGTGCCCACCAGATCCCTCTTGCCGACGTTGCTTCCAATTCTGAGCATCTCCAGCTCCTCGAGAACTGGATGCGATCTTACAAGCCAGAAGAACTCTTTACTGAGGACGGCAAACTTATCCCTGAGCTCAaggctcttcctccaaccGGTCAAGCCCGTATGTCTGCCAACCCTGTGTCTAACGGCGGTTTAGTCCGCAAGACATTGAACCTTCCCGACTTCAAGGACTACGCCATCAAGGACATCGCTCCTGGTGTGACTCTTGCCCCTAGCATGTCAAACATGGCACTCTTTGTTAGGGATgtgatcaagaagaatcaGACCAACTTCCGTCTTTTTGGCCCTGATGAAACAGAGTCCAACAAACTCGCTGCTGTGTACGAGGCAGGTAAGAAGGTTTGGATGGGCGAGTACTTGCCCGAAGACACCGATGGCGGTAATCTCGCTCAAGCGGGTCGAGTGATGGAGATCTTGTCTGAGCACACTGTTGAAGGATGGCTTGAGGGTTACGTCTTGTCCGGTCGACACGGTCTT CTAAACTCTTACGAGCccttcatccacatcaTCGACTCTATGGTTAACCAGCACTGCAAATGGATCGAAAAGTGTCTCGAGGTCGAATGGCGTGCCAAAGTCTCCTCTCTCAACATTCTGCTTACCGCCACGGTCTGGCGTCAGGACCATAACGGTTTCACTCATCAAGACCCCGGTTTCCTCGACGTCGTCGCCAACAAGTCCCCCGAGGTCGTCCGCATCTACCTCCCTCCCGACGGTAACTGTCTTCTTTCTGTCATGAACCACTGTTTCGACAGCAAGAATTATGTCAACGTTATCGTTGCCGACAAGCAGGACCACTTGCAGTACCTCGACATGGAAGCCGCTGTTGCGCATTGTACCAAGGGTCTTGGTATTTGGGAATGGGCGTGTGTGGGTGACCCCAACGATAACCCTGACCTCATTATGGCTTGTTGCGGTGATGTCCCTACTATGGAGTCTCTTGCTGCCACTGCCCTTCTGAAAGAGTATCTTCCCGAGCTCAAGATTCGTTTCGTCAACGTCGTTGACCTCTTCAAGCTTATCTCTCACGTGGACCATCC TCACGGTCTTACTGATCGTCAATGGGTTTCTTACTTCACCGGAGACActcccatcatcttcaacttccACTCCTACCCCTGGCTCATCCACCGACTCACTTACAAGCGCCCTGGTTCTCACAACATCCACGTCCGAGGTTACAAGGAGAAAGGTAACATCGACACTCCTCTCGAGCTCGCTATTCGTAACGAGACCGACCGATACAGTCTCGCGATGGACGCTATCGATCGTCTGCCCCACCTCCAGAACAAGGGTTCTATGGCGAGGGAGAAGTTGTATGATGCCCAGATTAAGGCGAGAGACTGGGCCTTCGAGCATGGTATTGACCCAGAAGACGTCAGGAAGTGGAAATGGCCTTATGGTCCCAAGACTGAGGGTATTGCAAGCAAGCTTGGGTTCGGAGGGGAGAACAAGCAGCAGGTTGCATCCGTTGGTACTAGCGAATAG
- a CDS encoding anon-23da protein — MPSFKESKNSNPAKKHSIATRAQGTTFSTILSTIYYYTLGALFSNISNSVYSLVGSLGMARWARDIVRIIPSKPGVVKLRSSLGSGGAKGGKGNKNLTEWINASVPSLTERFTPAAWLPNGHLQTLFTAAGDFTKVDKVHYIRTYLRLPDGGTLGIDATPENHHGLPADAPTVVVCHGLTGGSHESYVRNILAWVTKPKEDGGLGGRGVVVNFRGCAGVPVTSCQLYSAGTTMDLALALHFIRNRHPSSPLIGIGFSLGASVISRYLGEYGSSSILSAGVVLGCPWDLTAMSHKLEDDWFTARVYSSTLGRNVLRLFFKAYDQNPAVFEVLDSPIREYIEELKAERKNQGTRSRLRRIDDLLVSKIGGPRGIGAWPFPSAKEYYDWASPTHVLRGVRVPLFAINAFDDPVVDGGALPLDEFVASSHIYTAVTGGGGHLGWFDGPFFDKTKSKQRWVLKPVSEFISACTRDLSPPDEDPESGVDVVAGSRIGPKGADTKQRAEANGSADIRPNIDANVEANADGGWEWVVSPKYKIPGLEKVGWKVLREGEVVEGESDEGEGGLVQGL; from the exons ATGCCGTCCTTCAAGGAAAGTAAAAATTCTAATCCAGCCAAGAAGCATTCAATAGCAACGAGGGCCCAGGGGACGACCTTCTCAACTATCCTCTCGACAATCTATTACTATACCCTCGGCGCTCTTTTCTCGAACATCTCCAATAGCGTCTACTCTCTTGTCGGTTCCTTAGGCATGGCGAGATGGGCGAGAGATATCGTGCGAATAATACCCTCCAAGCCCGGCGTAGTCAAACTCAGGAGCAGTTTAGGGTCTGGAGGTGCGAAGGGGGGCAAAGGGAACAAGAACTTGACAGAATGGATTAATGCGAGTGTGCCGAGTTTGACGGAGAGGTTTACTCCTGCTGCTTGGCTTCCAAA CGGGCACCTTCAAACGCTTTTCACAGCTGCTGGCGACTTCACCAAAGTCGATAAAGTTCATTACATTCG TACATATCTCCGCTTACCCGACGGTGGGACATT GGGCATCGATGCCACGCCTGAAAACCACCATGGACTTCCAGCCGACGCACCGACTGTAGTGGTCTGCCACGGTCTCACTGGAGGTAGCCACGAGAGTTATGTCAGGAATATCCTTGCGTGGGTGACGAAACCCAAGGAGGACGGGGGTTTGGGCGGAAGAGGTGTGGTGGTCAAT TTTCGAGGAT GCGCTGGCGTCCCTGTAACCTCGTGCCAATTGTATTCTGCAGGTACCACAATGgatcttgcccttgccctccATTTCATCCGCAACCGccatccatcctccccTCTTATCGGCATCGGTTTCTCCCTCGGTGCATCCGTCATCTCCCGCTATCTGGGCGAGTAcggttcttcttcaatcctCTCTGCTGGAGTCGTCCTAGGTTGTCCTTGGGATCTTACAGCCATGTCGCACAAACTTGAGGACGACTGGTTCACTGCTCGGGTGTATTCTTCTACCCTTGGGAGGAATGTTCTTCGGCTTTTTTTCAAAGCTTATGATCAAAACCCTGCCGTTTTTGAAGTGCTAGATAGTCCGATTAGGGAGTACATTGAGGAGCTCAAAgcagagaggaagaaccAAGGGACACGATCgagattgaggaggatTGATGATTTGCTGGTTTCCAAGATTGGTGGGCCGAGAGGGATTGGGGCATGGCCATTCCCTAGTGCGAAGGAATACTATGACTGGGCGAGCCCGACACACGTTTTGAGGGGCGTTAGGGT CCCATTGTTTGCTATCAATGCATTCGACGATCCTGTCGTGGATGGAG GTGCTTTGCCGCTCGATGAATTTGTGGCCTCCTCACACATTTACACTGCTGTCACAGGCGGAGGTG GCCATCTCGGGTGGTTCGATGGTCCTTTCTTCGACAAAACCAAATCCAAGCAGCGCTGGGTTCTCAAGCCCGTCTCGGAATTCATTTCAGCTTGCACCCGAGATCTTTCTCCTCCCGATGAAGACCCTGAATCCGGCGTGGATGTTGTTGCTGGATCGAGGATCGGTCCAAAGGGGGCAGATACGAAGCAGAGGGCAGAAGCGAACGGCAGTGCGGATATTAGACCGAACATTGATGCGAATGTTGAAGCGAACGCGGATGgtggatgggaatgggTTGTTAGCCCAAAGTATAAGATACCGGGGCTTGAAAAAGTGGGCTGGAAGGTGTTGAGGGAGGGCGAagtggtggaaggagaaagcgatgaaggagaaggagggctGGTGCAAGGGTTGTAA
- a CDS encoding beta-fructofuranosidase — protein sequence MFRSLLPITIAGLAYLLQSLAHSTTSSAASVPTGVPIDGDYSGPYRPRVHFSPPKGFMNDPNGLHKDNNGTWHLYYQYNPTDIVAGNQHWGHATSPDLYHWTNQPIALFPPNASSGVFSGSAVIDTNNTSGFFPDQDNGVVAIYTLNTPTAQVQQIAYSKDGGYSFEEYEGNPVLDVGLTQFRDPKVIWYEDHWVMAVAFPVDYVIGVYTSPDLKSWRHASNISHVGFLGLQYECPNLVSIPIANSSDSAWVLTISINPGSPLGGSITQYFPGEFNGTHFTPFDSAARLTNFGKDDYAGQFFYDEPVSIGWASNWQYTNFVPTGEEGWRSAMTLPRKNYFTNITAAGWDLVQEVYDFSPVLGNQLDTQQLVNESSTVTFTEGAYIDVNFTIPEDASFAEYASLNFTVCTDSSGETVKGGYFFADPYSIAAWLDRGDTKAFESPFFTDKFSVAPAHQAKRLQVIIDRSVVEIYIDNGALVGTMIAFPEEPFTKLEVTTAGLPDGIEVEFGVWDLKDSWTS from the exons ATGTTtcgctctctcctccccatcaccatcgCTGGTCTGGCatatcttcttcagagTCTAGCTCATTCGACAACGTCAAGTGCTGCTTCTGTCCCTACTGGCGTCCCCATTGATGGAGACTACTCTGGGCCTTACCGCCCTAGGGTTCATTTCTCACCCCCCAAA GGCTTTATGAATGATCCGAACGGTTTGCACAAGGATAACAACGGAACTTGGCATCTGTACTACCAGT ATAACCCAACTGATATTGTGGCCGGTAATCAACACTGGGGCCATGCTACCTCTCCCGACCTCTACCATTGGACCAATCAGCCTAtcgcccttttccctcccaACGCTTCCTCAGGCGTCTTTTCTGGCTCCGCTGTCATTGATACCAATAATACCTCTGGCTTCTTCCCTGATCAGGACAATGGCGTTGTAGCCATTTACACCCTCAATACCCCAACTGCCCAGGTCCAACAGATTGCCTACTCTAAAGATGGTGGCTATTCCTTCGAAGAGTATGAAGGTAACCCCGTCTTGGATGTCGGATTGACTCAGTTCCGAGATCCCAAAGTTATTTGGTACGAAGACCATTGGGTGATGGCCGTCGCTTTCCCCGTGGACTACGTTATTGGCGTCTACACCTCCCCCGACCTCAAATCATGGAGACACGCCTCCAACATCAGTCACGTCGGTTTCCTTGGTCTTCAATACGAATGCCCTAACCTCGTGTCCATCCCAATTGCCAACTCCTCTGATTCCGCTTGGGTACTCACTATCTCCATTAACCCTGGTTCACCACTTGGCGGGTCTATCACGCAGTATTTCCCTGGAGAGTTCAACGGTACCCACTTCACTCCCTTTGATTCTGCGGCGAGACTCACAAACTTCGGGAAGGACGACTATGCCGGTCAGTTCTTCTATGACGAGCCTGTCAGTATTGGATGGGCGTCCAACTGGCAGTATACAAACTTTGTACCCACaggcgaagaaggttggaggAGCGCGATGACATTACCAAGAAAGAATTACTTTACAAACATCACTGCCGCTGGATGGGATCTCGTTCAGGAAGTGTACGACTTTTCTCCCGTCCTTGGGAACCAACTTGATACCCAACAACTCGTCAACGAGTCATCCACTGTTACTTTCACTGAGGGCGCATACATCGACGTCAACTTTACCATCCCTGAAGATGCATCTTTCGCGGAATATGCTTCACTCAACTTCACCGTCTGTACGGACAGCTCAGGCGAGACGGTGAAAGGGGGCTACTTTTTTGCGGATCCTTATTCCATTGCCGCGTGGCTCGATAGAGGAGATACCAAAGCGTTCGAAAGTCCATTCTTCACCGACAAGTTCTCGGTTGCTCCA GCTCACCAAGCAAAGAGACTCCAAGTCATTATCGACCGCAGCGTGGTCGAGATCTACATCGATAACGGTGCATTGGTGGGCACAATGATTGCTTTCCCAGAGGAGCCATTCACAAAACTTGAGGTTACGACGGCCGGTTTGCCGGATGGGATCGAGGTAGAGTTCGGGGTTTGGGATTTAAAGGATAGTTGGACGTCGTGA
- a CDS encoding ubiquitin carboxyl-terminal hydrolase 10 → MAAPYPDNGSPIPSVPFPSIHNPHPYTPPAYNAPAAYYRPAQPYYPAPPPAPYPSYAPIPMGGAGPGPATVQNGYGGYGEYGVYYGYAGYADYQGPQPGYQAEGDDYSDPSKTPSSAHAVPQPPMNMVPNHAPHLAMPQQFPSYPPNHPYAFGGGVGYPQGYTRPPQHMHQHQHHPQPHFHPQHQQHLQQQPYGAYGYQEGYHGGKLNPAAQGFKYNRYQQQQQQQQQQQQQQQQQQQQQQQQQQQQQQQQQQQLQQQQLQLQQQQLQQQQAHAHAQAQAQSAQGPPPQPVPAQQPPQPAPAPAPFAPSQNQPSEPLQHPIPNGHSHPEPPTGSTPTVATKAKEAQSAKEQEPVPASAAVKQENENAKDQEASPDASSAIAAPRWNFVHPSSLPSSSSTGIATPNLEMNKHVHAQRIRLVRTRPGEESDGNSFAIEVKAGLPEEIVVDEQSPLPSPSQSQEKGEKGARRKKQTSKGVWKTGEKKRVELVFGEIVPEQEREKEDKAELVSEKPMVDGKKEEEMEKKEISTPARAPAPAPVPAPSPAPAKPRSWAALLKTPTPSSPSTPAAVPSSSASVSSTTEAGPSRPRPSTSASPSTPNFTANVNGLAQPQLSPQSQGAQQQQQQQQAKTFNYAAAAMSSVPSPHEELIKLLSEGVSSLRGTGATVGLSVKEKEALMVPRGLINTGNMCFANTILQVLVYCPPFTELFEEFGKRLKADLARKTPLLEAMIVFLREFVSSPEPSTSTTSTPKGKGKDKDSRKEAFIPENVYDAMKENKRFDSMRRGYQEDAEEYLGFFLNTLHEEIIYLLSRTSTTSSSIPNGQPSDSSSREVERPVSPGAAGINGNADSSSGWLEVGKKQKTHVVRATESRESAVSRLFGGKLRSILHTPGQKDSVTIEPYQPLQLDITAPAILSITDALRAISTPEIIHGVYSAAKGGEVDATKTVYVETWPKVLICHLKRFVYDTEEGGVVKRSKAVAYGVDLAIPNEIISPARRTSTPIKYALFGVVYHHGSSASGGHYTVSVARPSSSSSSSTPSTSVQSPVGASSPSSISSATSRWLHFDDENVREVREDDVVVSMDQAKGGESGSVGGREKCAYLLFYKRVQ, encoded by the exons ATGGCAGCCCCGTACCCGGACAACGGTTCGCCGATCCCATCTGTCCCGTTCCCGAGCATCCACAACCCCCACCCCTACACGCCCCCCGCCTACAACGCCCCCGCCGCCTACTACCGCCCCGCCCAGCCGTACTACCCGGCCCCGCCCCCCGCCCCGTACCCCTCGTATGCGCCGATACCGATGGGCGGTGCCGGGCCTGGACCCGCGACGGTGCAGAACGGCTACGGGGGCTACGGCGAGTACGGGGTGTACTATGGCTACGCGGGCTACGCCGACTACCAGGGACCCCAGCCAGGCTACCAGGCAGAGGGCGACGACTACAGCGACCCCTCAAAGACACCCAGCTCGGCACACGCCGTACCCCAGCCGCCCATGAACATGGTCCCAAACCACGCCCCCCACCTCGCCATGCCCCAGCAGTTCCCCTCCTATCCCCCGAACCATCCGTATGCCTTTGGCGGTGGCGTCGGCTATCCCCAGGGGTACACTCGGCCGCCCCAGCATAtgcaccagcaccagcaccatCCGCAACCGCATTTTCACCCGCAACATCAGCAACATCTGCAGCAGCAACCGTATGGAGCGTATGGGTATCAGGAGGGGTATCATGGGGGCAAATTGAATCCTGCAGCGCAGGGGTTCAAGTATAATCGgtaccagcagcagcagcagcaacagcaacagcaacagcaacagcaacagcaacagcaacagcagcaacagcaacagcagcaacagcaacagcagcagcagcagcaacaactacaacagcaacaactACAActacaacaacaacaactacaacagcagcaagcaCACGCACACGCACAAGCTCAAGCCCAATCTGCCCAAGGTCCACCGCCACAACCTGTCCCTGCTCAACAACCCCCTCAGCCCGCACCTGCACCTGCGCCTTTCGCTCCTAGTCAAAATCAACCATCTGAACCATTACAACACCCTATCCCCAACGGTCACTCTCATCCCGAACCTCCTACCGGCTCTACACCCACAGTCGCCACAAAAGCGAAAGAAGCGCAGTCTGCCAAAGAGCAAGAACCTGTTCCTGCATCTGCAGCTGTCAAACAGGAAAATGAGAATGCAAAGGACCAAGAAGCTTCCCCCGACGCGTCCTCGGCGATCGCCGCACCTCGATGGAACTTTGTCCACCCGTCATCTCtgccatcatcgtcatccaccGGTATTGCCACTCCGAATCTGGAAATGAACAAACATGTCCATGCGCAGAGAATAAGGCTGGTGCGAACTCGGCcgggagaggagagtgaTGGGAATAGTTTTGCGATAGAGGTGAAAGCTGGTTTGCCAGAGGAGATTGTCGTTGATGAGCAATCGCCATTGCCATCGCCATCGCAGTCTcaagaaaagggagaaaaaggtgcgaggagaaaaaagcaAACGAGCAAAGGAGTGTGGAAGAcgggggagaagaagagagtagAGCTGGTGTTTGGCGAGATTGTCCCGGAgcaggagagggagaaggaggacaaggCAGAGTTGGTGAGTGAGAAGCCGATGGTCGAcggaaaaaaggaagaagaaatggagaaaaaggaaataTCTACACCTGCGCGCGCACCAGCGCCCGCACCCGTAcccgccccctcccccgcccccgccaaACCCCGTTCATGGGCCGCCCTCCTCAAAACTCCTACTCCCTCGtccccctccaccccgGCTGCCGTCCCCAGCTCTTCCGCCAGcgtctcttccaccaccgAGGCTGGACCTTCTCGTCCACGGCCATCCACCTCTGCTTCCCCTTCCACTCCAAACTTTACCGCCAACGTCAACGGTCTCGCCCAACCGCAACTTTCACCCCAATCCCAAGGGGcacaacagcaacaacagcagcaacaagccAAGACGTTCAACTATGCTGCGGCTGCAATGTCGTCCGTGCCATCTCCGCATGAAGAGTTGATCAAGCTTTTGAGCGAGGGTGTAAGTTCTCTTCGGGGAACGGGGGCCACAGTGGGATTGAGTgtaaaggagaaggaagcgtTGATGGTGCCGAGGGGTTTGATCAATACTGGTAACATGTGTTTTGCCAACACT ATCCTTCAAGTATTGGTTTACTGTCCACCGTTTACAGAGTTGTTTGAGGAATTTGGAAAGAGGCTGAAAGCTGATTTGGCGAGAAAGACTCCGTTATTAGAGGCGAT GATCGTCTTCTTGCGAGAGTTTGTCTCATCACCCGAaccatcaacatcaaccACATCAACACCCAAGGGTAAAGGAAAGGACAAGGATTCGAGGAAAGAGGCGTTTATCCCGGAGAATGTGTATGATGCTATGAAGGAGAACAAGAGGTTTGATTCTATGCGC AGAGGTTATCAAGAAGATGCTGAAGAGTATCTTGgattcttcctcaacaCATTACACGAAGAAATCATCTATCTCCTCTCACGAACATCcaccacttcttcatctaTCCCCAACGGTCAACCCAGCGACTCGTCCAGTCGAGAAGTCGAACGGCCCGTTTCCCCCGGCGCCGCCGGCATCAACGGCAACGCCGATTCATCCTCTGGCTGGCTCGAAGTTGGCAAGAAACAAAAGACCCACGTCGTGCGCGCTACGGAATCCCGCGAATCGGCCGTCTCCCGCTTGTTCGGTGGTAAACTCCgttccatcctccacacCCCCGGTCAAAAAGATAGCGTCACCATCGAACCTTACCAACCGCTCCAACTCGATATTACCGCCCCGGCCATCTTATCCATCACCGATGCCCTCCGTGCCATCTCCACACCTGAAATTATACATGGAGTGTATTCGGCTGCTAAAGGTGGAGAAGTGGATGCGACCAAGACGGTGTACGTGGAAACTTGGCCAAAGGTTTTGATTTGTCACTTGAAGAGGTTTGTGTATGATACagaggaaggtggtgtggtgaagaggagtaAGGCGGTAGCGTATGGTGTAGACTTGGCGATTCCTAACG AAATAATATCTCCCGCAAGGCGAACATCGACGCCTATAAAATACGCCCTCTTCGGTGTAGTGTACCACCACGGTTCTTCTGCTTCAGGAGGGCATTACACCGTTTCCGTCGCTcgtccctcttcatcttcttccagctccaCACCTTCCACCTCCGTCCAAAGCCCCGTGGGAGCatcatcgccatcatcaATATCATCAGCGACATCCAGATGGCTACACTTTGACGACGAAAATGTACGCGAGGTGCGGGAAGACGATGTGGTTGTTTCCATGGACCAAGCCAAGGGTGGGGAAAGCGGGTCGGTCggtgggagggagaagtGTGCGTACTTGCTGTTCTATAAGAGGGTGCAGTAA
- a CDS encoding thiol-specific antioxidant protein 3 — protein sequence MSLRLGDIAPDFEADTTHGRIKFHDWLDGSWAILFSHPDDYTPVCTTELSAVALSYADFASRGVKLIGLSANNVASHEGWIKDINALNPDGPGLEFPIIGDEDRTVSELYGMLDKLDKTNVDKKGIPFTVRTVFVIDPKKQIRLTLAYPASTGRNFPEILRVIDSLQLGDKHRITTPANWGIPDPKTGQVEERVIVHPSVQGEEVKQLFGDDVQIVYPYLRFTSNPSKKEVKA from the exons ATGTCTCTCCGACTTGGTGATATTGCCCCCGATTTTGAGGCTGACACTACGCACGGCCGCATCAAG TTCCACGACTGGCTCGACGGGTCGTGggccatcctcttctcccacccTGACGACTACACTCCCGTCTGCACCACTGAACTCTCCGCCGTTGCTCTCTCGTACGCCGATTTCGCCTCGCGGGGTGTCAAGCTCATCGGTCTTTCCGCCAACAATGTGGCCTCGCACGAAGGGTGGATCAAGGATATCAATGCCTTGAACCCTGATGGCCCTGGATTGGAGTTTCCCATTAtaggagatgaggatagGACAGTGTCAGAGTTGTATGGGATGTTGGATAAGCTTGATAAGACGAATGTGGATAAGAAGGGGATACCGTTTACGGTCAGGACTGTTTTCGTTA TCGACCCCAAGAAGCAGATCCGTCTCACCCTCGCTTATCCCGCGTCTACAGGCCGCAACTTTCCCGAAATCTTGCGTGTCATTGACTCTCTCCAGCTTGGCGATAAACACCGTATCACCACCCCTGCCAACTGGGGGATTCCTGATCCCAAGACTGGACAGGTCGAGGAGAGGGTTATCGTCCACCCTTCTGTACAGGGTGAGGAGGTGAAGCAGTTgtttggagatgatgttCAGATTGTCTAT CCTTACCTACGATTTACATCCAACCCTTCCAAGAAGGAGGTCAAGGCTTAG